The Triticum aestivum cultivar Chinese Spring unplaced genomic scaffold, IWGSC CS RefSeq v2.1 scaffold60258, whole genome shotgun sequence genomic sequence ACTAAGCGTAGATCCAGCAACGATGGCGCAGGGGACGATGGCAACAGCGATGGCAGCAAGTGCTCGATCAGCGAATCTTAGAGCAGTCGACCGAAGAGCTGATGGCGTAGGGGACGCTAACGCCGCACTTTGTGGGGATGCCCGCGGCCTTGCCAGCGTTGAGCCCAGCAGCAGCGCTCTTGATACACTTGCACGCCGCTTGCTTGTCAGCGGTGCTCCGGGCTGAGCTGGCTAGACTCCTAACGCCGCTGCAGCAGGCCGCAGACGGGTTGGCGCCGTTGCCGCGTGCATAGGAGATGCAGGGGCTCAAGGCAGAGCTCACCTGACCGCACGATACGGCCGCCTCCGTGGCTGCGAGGAGCATAGCGGCCACCACGGCGACGAGCACGACCTGAGCAACAGCAGAATGGGCCATCACGATCAAGCTAGCTAGCACTAGTAGTGGTGGTGAGCTCAGGCAGAGATGATGAAATAGCTAGATTTGCTAAGTGATTGTAATGGTGAGGAGTTTCGTGGGGATGCATGGGCTTAAATAGGGCTTCTTGGTGTCGAGTATTGTGTCTACGTGTGCCAATTCAATTGATACCAGCAAATGCATGAATTTAGGTTGTTGGATGTTGGAATTGATTTATGGGTGTTAATGCATTTAGGAGATGATTGGTTGTTACCGTTTGGTTGGGCCGATGGATGGACCAAGCACTACATCCAGGCGTTCTAGCGGTGGAATGTGGTTGATTAGCGCAGCAGATTAATTATGAGACTAAGACATGTACGCAGTCATATAGTGGCCGACCATGGAGTAGTTGAGTGCATCTATGATGGTGAGCACGACCATTGAACTGTGCATATACGTACGTCATCATTTTTACCCAAAATACGCTCTGGCCTACCGAATCCAATAGCTCAGCTTGCAAGCGGAAACCGGATTTGCTTCCGATAGAAGCACAGCCGTGCATCTCGGAAAAGGGAAAAAATGTTTTTTCCATCCACAAGAGGTACTGATTTACTTGTTGTGGAGTCATGAATTTCTTATGTGAGAGGGAAAAATCATGGATTTTTTTGATCATGAGAGGCActaatttacttctcgtggaggcacggatttgcttccacgACAAGCACGGCCATGCatctcaaaaaagacaaaatatgttcttttccttccacgagaggcactAATTTAGTTCTCGTGGAGGtgcggatttgcttccgcgagaagcttGGTCATGCTCTTGGAAAGGGAAAACCGTGCTCTCGGTTCGGGGTTTTTTCGTCcgattttttcgtgaaaaaaagttcgtcgaaaACTATCAACAtacgatctagttttgaagatctcgatgcgaggaatccaacggtgaaatgGTTCAGGATTTGGACACATGgttgagagataaaacattttgaataaaaaatctacgaaaaaggaaaaatcccaggttgcgacaagtggcgcacatgcagttcAACACATGTTGCACCATGGGAAGGTGTGAGTGACATTTACAAAGAGTACTCCTTCATCAGTGATTTCGGTAGTTGAGTGCATTAATTATGATGAGCTCGACAAGTGAACTATATCAATCTAGTTGTGCATGTGGTCATGCATGCCTGGGGATCATCTACCTTGCCTTACTTGGTCCCAATATCACATCTTAACATTCATTGGTACCATATTCAGAGCTACATTCCGAATTTTTATTTGTACATCATGCATGTTTTCTTAGAAGGTGATCCCACGATTCTAGCAACTCAAAAACACAAAAGGACACATGTTCATGTTAAGACCTTGATGTCCATCATCTTCTTGGTCGTCGTTACTATTATAgtcattattattgttgttgttgttgttgttgttgttgttacaatTTATTTGTGGGGAATGCCATTGCCAGTCTTGTTCTAAGAGAAAACAAAGGAACACTATCTCTTGTTTCCTCACAAGATACGCTTGCCTGTCTTTTTCGTGTGTGCACCACATTCAGAAACGAAATTGATCATTCCACGTTAACTCTAGTAATATATCAATGGAACTAAGTTGGTACGAAACCGGACGACATTCGATCTAAATGCATGTATAAATATATTCTTAGTTAATATATTTTCAGTTGTTTTACAAATACACATTCTAAATTACCACAAAGCAAAAATGTGCACTTGGGAGACTTGTAATTCAGCACCAAATGTCAATGTCCCCGTGGTTCACCTGGAGTGAATAGATGTTAATTTGCCTCTGTGCAAGTATTCAGTGCCATAGTCCACTCGGCTTTTTTTTAATGGTAAGTGCCTCATCCGTCAATGTAGCAGCATGTCTCATGGTGATTTACTACTGTTGATGGATGcatcattagagcatctccaaccagCAACACACTAAGCAGACCCCCAAAACACCCGCGGACGCGTCCGCGGACAGTGACCGGACAGCACACCAAAAACGTCCGCCACAACCACAAAACTCAAATTTTGTACCTCCGTACCCAAATAGCACAGACATGTAAATAAAAACCTATGTACTACGTACATAGCTAAAAGAACTATTGTCGAAGATGTTGACGGTCTCCTTGCCTGGGGCTAGGTAGATGGGAAAGTGCGGTAGCTCCTGCACGTGTGAAGATTCTGTCCCCTCCTCCACCTCCGCCTTCCCGTCCAATTCAATGAACAGTGCTTCCATCACCGCCTGTTTTATTCCGATGAACTGTCGGTTAGCCTCGACATAGACCTCGTCCAAGATGGAATCATGGACGGCGGTCTGTTCTACCATCTCCATCGCTTGGGCGGCCTCGTACTCCACCTTGGCATCCGCCATGGCGAAGCACGCAGACAGCCACACCTCCACCTACTCCCCTCTGTCTCCGTTGCCTCCTTCTTCACGGGCTCTGCTTTCTACAGCTG encodes the following:
- the LOC123173686 gene encoding non-specific lipid-transfer protein 4.1; this translates as MAHSAVAQVVLVAVVAAMLLAATEAAVSCGQVSSALSPCISYARGNGANPSAACCSGVRSLASSARSTADKQAACKCIKSAAAGLNAGKAAGIPTKCGVSVPYAISSSVDCSKIR